In Opitutus sp., one genomic interval encodes:
- a CDS encoding ISAs1 family transposase — MMPAETNPSNPQGEVISLRHLQVQVLDSPELNARAQGLLEEHHYLGAVKPVGERLLYAVSDAQGTWVAVLVFAAAALHLRGREAWIGWSGEQRRRRLALVVNNVRFLLLPKPAVPNLGSAVLSRVLGRLSADWQSRYEHPVLVVETFVDPERFTGSVYKASGWTELGLTKGNTRKSRDYYEHHAKPKRLFVRELEPRARRALQAGQIKPSLAAVEAKVPVRSTLKAPDLISLAEAFRQVPEYRAYIGAYPLHALLAITAAAYLAGAPRGQRDLAAFARRLSPVQRQALGVIRRRGKYGAPSQPTFSRLFARVQAARIEEVLLAHQRQVRGEPPATEIVVIDGKVPKHSGGQNVVTAVTSPSLFYLGSEVVAEKSNEIPAARALCERLDLVDKLVSLDALHTQADTARAIVLEHGGDYLFTVKGNQPGLQKIVAAQVPDPGAPFLTR, encoded by the coding sequence ATGATGCCGGCCGAAACGAACCCGTCGAACCCCCAAGGGGAGGTGATTTCGCTGCGCCACTTGCAGGTGCAGGTGCTAGACAGCCCCGAGTTAAACGCCCGAGCGCAGGGGCTGCTTGAGGAGCATCACTATCTGGGCGCGGTGAAACCGGTGGGCGAGCGGCTGCTGTACGCGGTGAGCGATGCGCAGGGCACCTGGGTGGCGGTGCTGGTGTTTGCGGCGGCGGCGCTGCACCTGCGCGGCCGGGAGGCGTGGATTGGCTGGAGTGGAGAACAGCGCCGACGCCGATTGGCGCTGGTGGTCAACAACGTGCGGTTCCTGCTGCTGCCCAAGCCGGCGGTGCCCAACTTGGGCTCGGCGGTTTTGAGCCGGGTGCTCGGCCGGCTCAGTGCCGACTGGCAGTCGCGTTACGAGCACCCCGTGCTCGTCGTGGAAACCTTCGTCGACCCCGAGCGTTTTACGGGAAGTGTATACAAGGCATCCGGGTGGACCGAGTTGGGCCTGACCAAGGGCAACACGCGTAAGTCGCGCGATTACTACGAGCACCACGCCAAGCCCAAGCGCTTGTTTGTGCGCGAGCTGGAGCCCCGGGCCCGGAGAGCTCTTCAGGCAGGGCAGATCAAACCCTCGCTGGCTGCGGTGGAGGCGAAAGTTCCGGTGCGAAGTACCCTGAAGGCCCCCGATTTAATCAGCCTGGCGGAGGCCTTCCGGCAAGTGCCTGAATACCGCGCCTACATCGGGGCCTATCCCTTGCACGCGCTGCTGGCGATCACGGCGGCGGCCTATCTGGCCGGAGCACCCCGCGGCCAACGTGACCTGGCCGCTTTCGCCCGCCGGCTCTCCCCGGTCCAACGCCAAGCCCTCGGGGTGATCCGCCGCCGCGGCAAATACGGCGCTCCCAGCCAGCCCACCTTCAGCCGTCTGTTCGCCCGTGTGCAGGCCGCGCGCATCGAGGAGGTTTTACTCGCCCACCAACGCCAGGTGCGAGGCGAGCCTCCCGCCACCGAGATCGTGGTCATCGACGGCAAAGTCCCCAAGCACAGCGGCGGACAAAACGTCGTGACCGCGGTTACCTCGCCGAGCTTGTTTTATCTCGGCAGCGAGGTCGTCGCCGAAAAAAGTAACGAGATTCCCGCCGCCCGCGCCCTGTGTGAGAGACTCGATTTGGTCGATAAACTCGTGAGCCTTGATGCCCTGCATACCCAGGCGGACACCGCGCGGGCGATCGTACTGGAGCATGGCGGCGACTACCTGTTCACCGTCAAAGGCAATCAGCCCGGCTTGCAGAAAATCGTAGCAGCGCAAGTGCCCGATCCGGGCGCCCCTTTTTTGACCCGTTAA